Below is a genomic region from Zerene cesonia ecotype Mississippi chromosome Z, Zerene_cesonia_1.1, whole genome shotgun sequence.
aacaattgattataaatagcAAAAGCGATTGAAAGAGAGAAAATCTTACTTTTCATAATCCATTCCTGCTTGTATTTGTCAGTTCCACTTGAGCACTTCTGTAATGTTCCGCACCAGGagcactaaaaaaaaaacatatttatatccgttatagtaatatacatgatttatttaaataaaaggagTTTGCTTGCTGCCGCCTCGCTTGACATATTATGATAGaagctattaaaaatatcctctcagtaataaatatattctctctattgaagaaaaaaatatcaaaatatgtacattgtGTAATTCcacatttttctttctatGAAGAAACATTCAACCTATACatacttttttgtaaaattcataatatgtagttcataaaaattataataaatggacCTGATACTGTCCTATACCGTAACTAAAGAAAGTTCGGATTTGTTTTAGGGCATACATTGTTTTGATACCTGTTGTTACAAGGGCATCCTTTTAGAACGTTCACCGGGTAATTGCCGACaggtaatattaaaacaatattaaataactcacGTTAAAACTGGTGTCATGGTTGACGCACCCCTCGCAAGTGTCGTACTGCAGGCAAGTGGGAAGCGCGATGAGTTTCAATATAGAGTTACTCGTTATCTCATAGTTCTTGAACGACACACGATGGTACTCATATATTGTCTTGCGTCTTAGATCTACAAGACATATCATAcatatagatacataaaaatatgtgtctattatttgttttttcatatatttaacagACCAAAGAAAAAACGTTTTGGACAAATatactatgtaaatatatatagctcGACATGgctatataaactataataagtataatttattgattagtAACTAAATCATTGATCATgaaaataagcatttattcTTTTGTAGAATTGGACGGagagattaattttataaatattttatatatattgaggttgaaactaaaattatcataggagaatgtatatatatttctgttacattgaatattaataaatagaaagttGACTGTCAAGAATTgcttatgatattaaaaacgaGAAACTTCTGGTCAGGGATTTCTGATGTATCAAATAGGATATATGACGAGATCACATTGAAATCGAACAACGTTCACCATTCTAATCATcagcatattaattatttccacTGAACATGATGAATTAATCCCAGGACCAGTGGGACACAGGTTCTCTATGAGGGTTCTAGGTATAATCCACCCCTAGCCAATTATGGCTTATATAAACCATAAACTTACGTAAGAAGCTTTTATCAGCTAGATAGGCGTCACTAATGCCCACTTTAACTGGATGTTCGCTGTCGTTGATGGCTTGCACCGCTATGGGTATATCCTTGTATGCGAACACGATATCACCATTCTTATACAAAATCGCTGCGAACGTGAACTTTTGCGTAGCGTTCTCTTGCAGAGTCACATTTTCCCAAAACACCGCGAATTTCTCTCCTGCAATTGTGTGAGTTTAAACGTAATTAGTAGGGTAATAATAGGACAGCGATAAAGTAAAATAGGACAATGGCACAGATTTTACTACAAAATGTTCTATAAGTGAACAGTTTCATAACTGCATAATATGCATCTCTTATTCAATAAGGAttgcgtattttttatatacttatgtaatgatttaacctatgattatttttaagactAAAATATACGAGTGAAATAGCggatcaaaatttttatagatccatttatttttataacattagtgccAGGTGCATGTGGTGTTTAATTGGGCTAATTATAAGGAAttctaacaatattttcaaagtgCATATATCGTCCATTTGttctataaatattctatagaTATTCATAAACCTAAGTAACTATCTATATCTCTTATGCTCAGTATTGCAGCACAACAAACCGAGTTAATCTATCACGCATTGATGCATTGTTGATTGTCGAGCAGAATGCTGGCTGAATTTAGAGCCGGTTATCAACACTGGCACAAGCGCGATCTCATTTAAACTGACGTTGCTCTAATGGATATTTATTGCTCAAATAAATATGCTAAGAAATACGTATCCATATGGAtacgtatatttttctatatataaatatacactattgtgtatatttatatatagaaaattattattatttgaatattctaTTGAAtaggttatttaaaattagttgtACTGAATAGatgaattttacttttatgatatttgaaatCTATTGAAGTCGTCTATACttgtactaattttataaagatttgtatgtaggtatgtatgttatgttttCAGACAAaatctactggaccgatttcgtaaattctttcacaattataaaGCCGTAAGTTCACAAGGAGTGACATAGgcgtatatgtaccacggacgaagccgggcgaacagctagtaataaataaaatgcaaaacatTGTTTCGGTCATTAAACTCAAATTGAACCCTAATTACGGACGAATGGAGATGACTGACCCTCTCGTGTTTAGCTTGtctttatcaataatttgGAGGTCAGTGCCctgacatatatttataaacattaccCAATTATTTACcgcaaatttgtaaatataacattcattagtataaataaatatttgcatatctatatttataattttttccacTGTTCCAATAACAGAACCTTCATGAAAAACAACTCATTAATATCTCTCTATCTCTTAACAAGAGAACATTAAACGAGAAATATCtcttaaaagtgaagtcccgtgtcccctagtggggtagggggcagatgatgtacatctgtttcactgatcgattttctttacggacaagtaggtgatcaaccttctgtgtcctgccagaccgagacattttttttttgtgcgtccccaccggaaattgaacccaggacccctcggttctacgctcacgcgttaaccactgtaccaaggaggcggtcgagGCGGCGCGGAGAAATATCTCTTACCGTCATCAAATTGTTTGACGAAGCTGTCATTGCCGAGTGTCGTGTCGAAATTGGCCATAAGTGGTGCGATGTATTGTGTGGCTGCAAGCCAATTGTGCACGTGGTCGCCGATGTAAATAAAACCTCCGGTCGCCACCGTTATATTCTTCACCGGGTGCCCGTAGAAGGGAAAGTCGAAACTCAATTTTATCGTCTGAAAACAAATCTTTCACGTCAATTGTatgcacacatacaaacacacgGTGATTCATATAATGGAATTTGTCGTTCACACGACGCACTTCGAAATGATAAAGCCTGAGCGTAAACAAAGCGATACGGCGCTGCGGAAAATGCGTTGTTGTGTTATGTTTTAGAGTATTCACTATTAAGAGGAATATGCATGGCGTATTGTTGTATAACCTTACAGAGCAGACACAATTTGTATGCATACCCATTTCAGGtgaatattgtatgtaaaaacATTATCTGTGTTTTTgcaaatgaaaattttcaatataatttcatgttGTAAAGGTTTAGCTcgtaaatgaatgaatacatttttatcaatgtcacgaatgaattatataacaatcGTGAATGATACTAACAGTAGCACGGCGATGTGAATTACTGAGTACATCATGAACTTCCGCCTTTTGTAGCGTTATGTTTTCCCAAAAATCTTTGAACGACTCTTTGCCCAAAAACGTACTATTGTAGAATATATGGTGATCCTGAAAATATGaacaattaaattagttattatatcatatattacatataatatgtgacaatatataaagattCACTCATGAAAATACTCACTTCTGTTATATCAGATATATTTTCCTTAGCTTTGATCGATTGCAGCGTATCATTAAACATTTCACTAAAATCTGAAATAACGCAaggttttagaaaataaatttaggaGAATTGCGTACCaaaggaatttaaaataacataaaaactaaataagaaaaaagcaCCTCATGTTGCTACAAACGAAGCTAAGTTACTATGCGTTGTTAAGGATAAATCAAAAATGCTGTTTGACTCAacgtatgaataaaattttaatgtgaatttTAGTTCGAATGTAGAATTATCAATATTGGtttacgtaataaaaacatatgaaaCAGGATACAAAAAGTCATCCTCCTTATTcagttaagaaaaatattattatattatataagaaacaaaaaaccCCACTGCAAAAAattgatgaatttaaataagataagaacaagtaataattaataaaattaaactggCTTCAACGATTCTGTCCTTTAAAAATGTGAAGCTGGCACGGAAGCCGTTGCGACGCTGTTTTTCttgtaatatgtttaatcGTTTTTCTCAAAATCTATTGAACCGTGACGAAACCTGCACTAATCCCTAGGTTCGATCCAatacaactaaaaataatacaaaataaatcaaccTACGTATAACAAGTTATCCttggaaaaacaaaaatacacttATGAAGTGAAAAATGCGCAATTCTGacaatatacctagtcttgccataaatattgtaataaagaaaaaagaaaattgttaactgcaaataacatttattaNNNNNNNNNNNNNNNNNNNNNNNNNNNNNNNNNNNNNNNNNNNNNNNNNNNNNNNNNNNNNNNNNNNNNNNNNNNNNNNNNNNNNNNNNNNNNNNNNNNNNNNNNNNNNNNNNNNNNNNNNNNNNNNNNNNNNNNNNNNNNNNNNNNNNNNNNNNNNNNNNNNNNNNNNNNNNNNNNNNNNNNNNNNNNNNNNNNNNNNNNNNNNNNNNNNNNNNNNNNNNNNNNNNNNNNNNNNNNNNNNNNNNNNNNNNNNNNNNNNNNNNNNNNNNNNNNNNNNNNNNNNNNNNNNNNNNNNNNNNNNNNNNNNNNNNNNNNNNNNNNNNNNNNNNNNNNNNNNNNNNNNNNNNNNNNNNNNNNNNNNNNNNNNNNNNNNNNNNNNNNNNNNNNNNNNNNNNNNNNNNNNNNNNNNNNNNNNNNNNNNNNNNNNNNNNNNNNNNNNNNNNNNNNNNNNNNNNNNNNNNNNNNNNNNNNNNNNNNNNNNNNNNNNNNNNNNNNNNNNNNNNNNNNNNNNNNNNNNNNNNNNNNNNNNNNNNNNNNNNNNNNNNNNNNNNNNNNNNNNNNNNNNNNNNNNNNNNNNNNNNNNNNNNNNNNNNNNNNNNNNNNNNNNNNNNNNNNNNNNNNNNNNNNNNNNNNNNNNNNNNNNNNNNNNNNNNNNNNNNNNNNNNNNNNNNNNNNNNNNNNNNNNNNNNNNNNNNNNNNNNNNNNNNNNNNNNNNNNNNNNNNNNNNNNNNNNNNNNNNNNNNNNNNNNNNNNNNNNNNNNNNNNNNNNNNNNNNNNNNNNNNNNNNNNNNNNNNNNNNNNNNNNNNNNNNNNNNNNNNNNNNNNNNNNNNNNNNNNNNNNNNNNNNNNNNNNNNNNNNNNNNNNNNNNNNNNNNNNNNNNNNNNNNNNNNNNNNNNNNNNNNNNNNNNNNNNNNNNNNNNNNNNNNNNNNNNNNNNNNNNNNNNNNNNNNNNNNNNNNNNNNNNNNNNNNNNNNNNNNNNNNNNNNNNNNNNNNNNNNNacagattcgaaattcaaatgtaatatttttttataattaagtgtaacagtatttatggccagactaagtataatgCTACTAAACAGACGGGATTTTTTCATCAACATTCATAGATCATACACTTTtcagttacataaaaattttcaatttacgattttttttaataactatattaatagAGCAAATCCAACGaaccaaaaatatttaaaatcccTTCAGACATTATAAGCGTTGAAATAAAGACGCATAACATAACTTTATATCGTTGAAAGTTATGGAAAGGAATCATTGAACTCGGCACTCTTATATTGGGCTATTTATAAACAAggttaataagtaaatatttttcatagataactttgttttaatagCAGTTTATCGCCGAGACATTTGTGAATTAggtatattactttttaaatataaatagaatatatacaCTAATAAATTACACACACATTGTTAACcaatttagatttttgtatagttgtatgttgtttatttttaatgacttcaaaaaactaaaaacttacAGTATGATGTACTTTATATTTCTCCTCAGAACTGAATTgcttataattgtattgtaatacaataaattaaaataaataagtttaatatttaacgtaaattacagaaatatacactaataataaaaagctgaaggatttgtttgtttgtttgattcgTTCACCGTTGTGCCTTCTTgcgaattatattttatattaaataatataattggtaACATGTCATATATGCTTACCGTCATCAGGTGTAATTGGGTCACTCACTTTAGGCGTATTGCCAGTCGTAGTA
It encodes:
- the LOC119835512 gene encoding plexin domain-containing protein 2; its protein translation is MKMDSLLVKTATRLLLTVFLLALTFNLAVTDYVEYEFVNSPISRSDVRPEFDLLKHDRLRRETSTNNASSAIATNITPTVTATATNVTIPKETAPQLNKPNDSSNTTDGTNKSNVTTVVTQTPLLSSNTGNVTTTGNTPKVSDPITPDDDFSEMFNDTLQSIKAKENISDITEDHHIFYNSTFLGKESFKDFWENITLQKAEVHDVLSNSHRRATTIKLSFDFPFYGHPVKNITVATGGFIYIGDHVHNWLAATQYIAPLMANFDTTLGNDSFVKQFDDGEKFAVFWENVTLQENATQKFTFAAILYKNGDIVFAYKDIPIAVQAINDSEHPVKVGISDAYLADKSFLHLRRKTIYEYHRVSFKNYEITSNSILKLIALPTCLQYDTCEGCVNHDTSFNCSWCGTLQKCSSGTDKYKQEWIMKNCERTAISQEASCPVSHEATPSDTVNTAYTTVTDNDGHNAQEVSRTKMNAESTVGGPDKAHSPIGGVVAAFVVVTMVCSFAAWVLYAFKNPHTRSGQLLIRYRPSQWTWRRGEARYTAATIHM